A genomic window from Candidatus Cloacimonadota bacterium includes:
- a CDS encoding 50S ribosomal protein L30: MKLKVTQIRSTIKRKKNQKRTIIALGLGKINRSRIHDDNAVIRGMINKVSHLVKVEEIEEIVEKKVASEKAKPTPKPEVKKEKPKVEKKKETLQTKPVTEPVTVKEKKAKPEPEIKKETKKTKETKETKSSSKPKKAETKVKIIPEKEKKPEPVKKAKKVKKEKAEIPEKE, translated from the coding sequence ACCCAGATCAGAAGCACGATCAAAAGAAAAAAAAATCAGAAAAGAACGATCATTGCTCTTGGTCTCGGTAAGATCAATAGGTCAAGAATTCATGATGATAATGCGGTTATCAGGGGAATGATAAACAAGGTTTCTCATCTCGTTAAGGTTGAAGAGATCGAAGAAATAGTTGAAAAAAAGGTTGCTTCTGAAAAAGCGAAACCAACTCCCAAACCGGAAGTTAAAAAAGAAAAACCAAAGGTTGAGAAAAAGAAAGAAACTCTCCAAACAAAACCTGTTACAGAACCTGTTACAGTTAAAGAGAAAAAAGCAAAACCTGAACCTGAAATAAAAAAAGAAACTAAAAAGACGAAAGAAACTAAAGAAACGAAATCTTCTTCAAAACCAAAAAAAGCTGAAACCAAGGTTAAAATAATACCGGAGAAAGAAAAAAAGCCTGAACCAGTTAAAAAGGCAAAAAAAGTAAAAAAAGAAAAGGCAGAAATTCCTGAAAAGGAATAA
- a CDS encoding 50S ribosomal protein L15 — MELHKIERPKIKKHKKRLGKGHGTGFGKTAGKGHKGQKSRSGGNIPAWFEGGQMPLQRRIPKRGFTNIFKLNYRVLNLGKLQDIEGNEFDITKFEELSLIRKPKAKEKAPVKILAKGIENFDKKLIIKANAFSKTARETIEKFGGKAEVI, encoded by the coding sequence ATGGAACTTCATAAAATTGAAAGACCTAAAATAAAAAAGCATAAAAAAAGATTGGGAAAAGGCCATGGTACAGGTTTTGGAAAAACAGCCGGAAAAGGTCACAAAGGACAAAAATCCCGTTCCGGCGGAAATATTCCAGCCTGGTTCGAAGGTGGTCAAATGCCTTTGCAAAGACGGATTCCAAAACGAGGTTTCACAAATATTTTCAAACTTAATTATCGAGTCTTAAATTTAGGAAAATTACAGGATATCGAAGGTAACGAGTTTGATATCACAAAATTTGAAGAGCTAAGCCTGATCAGAAAACCGAAAGCAAAGGAAAAAGCTCCTGTTAAAATTTTAGCAAAAGGGATCGAAAATTTTGACAAAAAATTAATCATAAAAGCAAATGCTTTCTCCAAAACTGCCAGAGAAACTATTGAAAAATTTGGTGGGAAAGCGGAGGTAATTTAG